The proteins below come from a single Bacteroidales bacterium WCE2004 genomic window:
- a CDS encoding ribonucleoside-triphosphate reductase has product MDVRKTNGSFEEFDKAKLARGIHEAYKTAGEYCDDAIVVSIINNLYVYEGITSREIRRQVEDSLMSVNKKVAHAYIDKFDADLDLRKKRDFIKDYIKASNAATGSKFDANANVTRKNIVTLGNELYKENNIKQNRYIMQDKIKALYGRAMADQYIKDLESHVLYKHDESGTPGFPYCVAITMYPFLVSGLRELGGVSIAPTDLKSFCGEFINLVYSVSSQFMGAVATPEFLMYLDYFIRKDYGDDYVNHLDDVVENNVKQRTLVKVIDNYFQQVVHSMNMPAGNRGYQTVFWNIGYFDKPYFEGVFGDFVFPDGSKPKWETLDWLQRHFMNWFNEERNHYILTFPVETMALLTDGGDDFADKDYADFTAEMWAKGHSFFCYLSNSPDSLSSCCRLRNEIQKDDGHNHTTHQYSMGTASVATGSKSVMTINLNRLIQDAVRRYFLERRGVNLEAGKPLDPVSHFYDKEDLYNNYIDKDIREMTERVHKYQIAFNEIIKDFLKADMLDVYKAGFIDMRKQYLTVGVNGLTEAAEFLGLRVSPNPEYGDFVNTILETINIANRKDRTPDAMFNTEFVPAENLAAKNYKWDKKDGYFVSEKHNLYSSYFYNPEDDTVSMIDKFKLHGEDFVKYLDGGSALHMNIAEHLTQEQYRSLLKTAAHYGTNYFTFNCRNTVCNDCGYISKDTLTVCPKCGSTNLDYLTRVIGYLKRVSSFAEPRQIEAQHRFYNPKNVPTE; this is encoded by the coding sequence ATGGACGTACGTAAAACCAACGGCTCTTTTGAAGAGTTCGACAAGGCCAAGCTGGCCCGTGGCATCCACGAGGCCTACAAGACTGCTGGAGAATACTGCGACGATGCCATCGTCGTCTCCATCATCAACAACCTTTATGTGTATGAGGGCATCACCAGCCGGGAGATCCGCCGTCAGGTGGAGGATTCCCTGATGTCCGTCAACAAGAAGGTCGCCCATGCGTATATCGACAAGTTCGACGCCGACCTGGATCTCCGCAAGAAGCGCGACTTCATCAAGGACTACATCAAAGCGTCCAATGCGGCGACGGGCTCCAAGTTCGACGCCAACGCCAACGTCACCCGCAAGAACATCGTGACGCTGGGCAACGAGCTGTACAAGGAGAACAACATCAAGCAGAACCGCTACATCATGCAGGACAAGATCAAGGCCCTGTACGGCCGCGCCATGGCGGACCAGTACATCAAGGACCTGGAGTCCCACGTCCTCTACAAGCACGACGAGAGCGGCACCCCGGGCTTCCCGTACTGCGTCGCCATCACGATGTATCCCTTCCTGGTGAGCGGCCTGCGCGAGCTGGGCGGCGTGTCCATCGCCCCCACCGACCTCAAGTCCTTCTGCGGCGAATTCATCAACCTCGTCTATTCCGTGTCCTCGCAGTTCATGGGCGCCGTGGCCACGCCCGAGTTCCTGATGTACCTCGACTACTTCATCCGCAAGGACTACGGCGACGACTATGTGAACCATCTCGACGACGTGGTCGAGAACAACGTCAAGCAGCGCACGCTGGTCAAGGTCATCGACAACTACTTCCAGCAGGTCGTCCACTCGATGAACATGCCTGCCGGCAACCGCGGCTACCAGACCGTGTTCTGGAACATCGGCTACTTCGACAAGCCCTACTTCGAGGGTGTGTTCGGCGACTTCGTGTTCCCCGACGGTTCCAAACCGAAGTGGGAGACCCTCGACTGGCTGCAGCGCCACTTCATGAACTGGTTCAACGAAGAGCGCAACCACTATATCCTCACCTTCCCGGTGGAGACGATGGCCCTGCTGACCGACGGCGGCGACGACTTCGCCGACAAGGACTACGCCGACTTCACCGCCGAGATGTGGGCCAAGGGCCACAGCTTCTTCTGCTACCTCTCCAACAGCCCCGACTCCCTGTCCAGCTGCTGCCGCCTGCGCAACGAGATCCAGAAGGACGACGGCCACAACCACACCACGCACCAGTACTCCATGGGTACGGCTTCCGTGGCCACGGGTTCCAAGTCCGTGATGACCATCAACCTCAACCGCCTCATCCAGGACGCCGTCCGCCGCTACTTCCTGGAGCGCCGCGGCGTCAACCTCGAGGCCGGCAAGCCGCTGGATCCGGTGTCGCACTTCTATGACAAGGAGGACCTCTACAACAACTACATCGACAAGGACATCCGCGAGATGACCGAGCGGGTGCACAAATACCAGATCGCGTTCAACGAGATCATCAAGGACTTCCTCAAGGCCGACATGCTCGACGTCTACAAGGCCGGCTTCATCGACATGCGCAAGCAGTACCTCACCGTCGGCGTCAACGGCCTGACGGAGGCCGCCGAGTTCCTGGGCCTGCGGGTCTCCCCGAACCCCGAATACGGCGACTTCGTCAACACGATCCTCGAGACGATCAACATCGCCAACCGCAAGGACCGCACGCCGGACGCGATGTTCAACACCGAGTTCGTCCCGGCCGAGAACCTGGCCGCCAAGAACTACAAGTGGGACAAGAAGGACGGCTACTTCGTGTCGGAGAAGCACAACCTCTACAGCTCCTACTTCTACAACCCCGAGGACGACACCGTGTCGATGATCGACAAGTTCAAGCTCCACGGCGAGGACTTCGTGAAGTACCTCGACGGCGGCTCCGCCCTCCACATGAACATCGCGGAGCACCTCACCCAGGAGCAGTACCGGAGCCTGTTGAAGACGGCCGCCCACTACGGCACCAACTACTTCACCTTCAACTGCCGCAACACCGTCTGCAACGACTGCGGCTACATCAGCAAGGACACGCTCACGGTCTGCCCGAAGTGCGGCAGCACCAACCTCGACTACCTCACGCGTGTGATCGGCTACCTCAAGCGCGTGTCTTCCTTCGCGGAGCCGCGCCAGATCGAGGCCCAGCACCGCTTCTACAATCCGAAGAACGTTCCGACGGAATGA
- a CDS encoding putative efflux protein, MATE family, which produces MAERKDILMGRLRNGEPLGQGEQFRLTMLLAWPSILAQLAMCLMSYIDAAMVGRLGSGQAAAIGLVSSTTWIFASFCYANSSGFSVQVAHRCGAKDFAGAKRVFRHGIFVAAGVSVLLAALAVSIHGALPRWLGGAPEILADASAYFLVYSLFLPVMQLAVFCEATVIASGNAKVSGIASVAMCVLDVAFNYLFIYVLGLGVMGAAVGTGLATLCAGAFLLWYATCRCGELRQAGVSPAGEGDRKDIYTRAFKISWPLWLQNLVTRGAYIAATVLVAPLGTVAIAANSFAIIAEGFCYLPGYGMQDAATTLVGQSLGAKRPDMARRFAWLTIGSGAAMMTLLAVLMWAFAPQIMGLLSPDAEVIALGAGCLRIQAWAELLFGVSIVAYGCCVGAGDTLVPSAINLLSMWVIRLGLALLLIPRFGLEGYWIAMATELCVKGLIFAVRIARGRWMKTLLTVPGS; this is translated from the coding sequence ATGGCAGAACGCAAAGATATATTGATGGGCCGTCTCCGCAACGGAGAGCCGCTGGGCCAGGGTGAGCAGTTCCGGCTCACCATGCTGCTGGCGTGGCCTTCGATCCTCGCGCAGCTGGCGATGTGCCTGATGAGCTACATCGACGCGGCCATGGTCGGCCGGCTCGGCTCCGGGCAGGCCGCCGCCATCGGGCTTGTGAGCTCGACCACCTGGATCTTTGCAAGTTTCTGCTACGCAAACAGTTCCGGCTTCAGCGTGCAGGTCGCGCACCGCTGCGGCGCCAAGGATTTCGCCGGCGCGAAGCGCGTCTTCCGCCACGGCATCTTCGTGGCCGCGGGCGTGAGCGTGCTGCTCGCCGCGCTGGCCGTCTCCATCCACGGCGCGCTGCCGCGCTGGCTGGGCGGGGCGCCCGAAATCCTGGCGGACGCGTCCGCCTATTTCCTGGTCTATTCGCTCTTCCTGCCCGTCATGCAGCTGGCCGTCTTCTGCGAGGCGACGGTGATCGCCAGCGGCAACGCCAAGGTCTCCGGCATCGCCAGCGTCGCGATGTGCGTGCTGGACGTGGCGTTCAACTACCTCTTCATCTACGTGCTGGGGCTCGGCGTCATGGGCGCCGCGGTCGGCACGGGCCTCGCCACGCTCTGCGCCGGCGCCTTCCTGCTCTGGTACGCGACGTGCCGCTGCGGCGAGCTGCGCCAGGCCGGCGTAAGCCCCGCCGGGGAAGGGGACCGGAAAGACATCTACACGCGGGCTTTCAAGATCAGCTGGCCGCTCTGGCTGCAGAATCTGGTCACCCGCGGAGCCTATATCGCCGCGACCGTGCTCGTGGCGCCGCTCGGCACCGTCGCCATCGCGGCCAATTCCTTCGCCATCATCGCCGAAGGCTTCTGCTATCTGCCCGGCTACGGGATGCAGGACGCCGCCACCACGCTGGTGGGCCAGAGCCTGGGTGCGAAGCGGCCCGACATGGCCCGCCGCTTCGCCTGGCTGACCATCGGCTCCGGCGCCGCGATGATGACCCTGCTCGCCGTCCTGATGTGGGCGTTCGCCCCGCAGATCATGGGGCTGCTGAGCCCGGACGCGGAGGTCATCGCGCTCGGCGCGGGATGCCTGCGCATCCAGGCCTGGGCCGAGCTCCTGTTCGGCGTCAGCATCGTCGCCTACGGCTGCTGCGTCGGCGCGGGCGACACCCTGGTGCCGTCGGCCATCAACCTGCTCAGCATGTGGGTAATCCGTCTCGGACTCGCCCTTCTCCTGATACCCCGATTCGGCCTGGAAGGCTACTGGATCGCCATGGCTACTGAACTGTGTGTCAAGGGCCTCATCTTCGCCGTGCGCATCGCCCGCGGCCGCTGGATGAAGACCTTGCTGACCGTTCCCGGCTCCTGA
- a CDS encoding C-terminal processing protease CtpA/Prc, contains a PDZ domain, which yields MKLKLLPLLLLCGLTWGANAQEAPLWLRKNAISPDGKSVAFCYKGDIWVVGAEGGRAFQLTTNPAYDSDPVWTPDGKQIVFSSNREGSKDIWRVAADGGKPTRLTAYPGNEIPKAVRADGSVVFLAGIQNDVRYGGFPGEGQVYAVGPDGGMPQQIISLQMSELSIRPDGAFLYEDYKGYEDPFRKHHTSAVTRDIWLWADGAFKKLSDFEGEDRQPVWGADGRTFYYLSERGGKTINLFRSSIDNPAESVQLTFAEKDPVRYVSVARDGTLSYSQNGELYILREGQPARKLEVTVARDENERDVVKNTYTGNISALDVSPGGKEIAVVIRGDVFVTATDFSTTRRITNTAAQERGVSFGDEGRALYYAAERDGCWGVWRTMLTDKKDQLFTYATETKEELFSDPGETCFQPVVSPDGKWVAYLRDRTEIVVKPAKGGKAKSLLKGANYSYRDGDQHFEWSPDSQYLLTGYQADGGWNNADVALIEVSTGKVTDLTQSGYSDNSFHWVLGGKAMTWMSDKNGFRSHGSWGSQDDIYIMFFDGAAMTEFLYDKEDEAIAKALSGKTDKQIEKQEKKDSLDLEKSKKVELLLEGRENRIRRLTGDSGDFGGYYLSKDGHTLYYVSGTESGPALFAKDLREGNVRILARGVYGAVIPTKDGSEIYVANGRGVTKVTLANGQTRQISLAGDYEFKPRAEREYMFGHIWKQVKEKFYDPALHGADWAYYHDNYARFLPHIDNYFDFAEMLSEMLGELNGSHTGARYRAPGGENIGRLGILIDWNYTGKGLRIAEVLPGGVLNLADSDIKAGDLVTSIEGQKLEQGADWISLLTGKAGKKIRLTVKTGGKEKDLFVKPVASESDLLYRRWVRQREEMVERLSGGRIGYVHVEGMDSPSFREVYSKALGKYRNCDALIVDTRHNGGGWLHDDLVTLLGGKAYVEFRPRGQYIGTEPYSKWTKPSCVLVCEDNYSDASGFPAAYRALGLGKIIGSPVPGTMTAVWWEDQIFDQIVFGIPEVGSFDLKEGRYLENMQLMPDILVYNDPASVLEGKDLQLEAAVREMLRQTEAK from the coding sequence ATGAAACTTAAACTGCTCCCTCTCCTCCTGCTCTGCGGCCTCACGTGGGGCGCGAACGCGCAGGAGGCCCCCCTCTGGCTGCGCAAGAACGCCATTTCTCCGGACGGCAAGTCCGTCGCATTCTGTTATAAGGGCGACATCTGGGTCGTCGGCGCAGAAGGCGGCCGCGCCTTCCAGCTCACGACGAACCCGGCCTATGACTCCGACCCTGTCTGGACGCCGGACGGCAAGCAGATCGTCTTCAGCTCCAACCGCGAAGGCAGCAAGGACATCTGGCGGGTCGCCGCCGACGGCGGCAAGCCCACGCGCCTGACCGCCTATCCCGGCAACGAGATCCCGAAGGCCGTCCGCGCCGACGGCAGCGTCGTCTTCCTGGCCGGCATCCAGAACGACGTGCGCTACGGCGGATTCCCCGGCGAAGGGCAGGTCTACGCGGTCGGCCCCGACGGCGGCATGCCGCAGCAGATCATCTCCCTGCAGATGTCCGAACTGAGCATCCGTCCCGACGGCGCCTTCCTCTATGAGGACTACAAGGGCTACGAGGATCCCTTCCGCAAGCACCATACGTCCGCCGTCACCCGCGACATCTGGCTCTGGGCCGACGGCGCCTTCAAGAAACTCTCCGACTTCGAAGGCGAGGACCGCCAGCCCGTCTGGGGCGCCGACGGCCGCACCTTCTACTACCTGAGCGAGCGCGGCGGCAAGACCATCAACCTCTTCCGCAGCAGCATCGACAATCCCGCCGAATCCGTCCAGCTGACCTTCGCCGAGAAGGATCCGGTCCGCTATGTCTCCGTCGCCCGGGACGGCACGCTCTCCTACTCGCAGAACGGCGAGCTCTACATCCTGCGCGAGGGCCAGCCGGCCCGCAAGCTGGAGGTCACCGTCGCCCGCGACGAGAACGAGCGCGACGTGGTCAAGAACACCTACACCGGCAACATCTCCGCGCTGGACGTCTCGCCCGGCGGCAAGGAGATCGCCGTCGTGATCCGCGGCGACGTGTTCGTGACCGCCACGGACTTCAGCACCACCCGCCGCATCACCAACACCGCCGCCCAGGAGCGCGGCGTGAGCTTCGGCGACGAAGGCCGCGCGCTCTACTATGCCGCCGAGCGCGACGGCTGCTGGGGCGTCTGGCGCACCATGCTCACCGACAAGAAAGACCAGCTCTTCACCTACGCCACGGAGACGAAGGAGGAGCTCTTCTCCGATCCGGGCGAGACTTGCTTCCAGCCGGTCGTCTCGCCGGACGGCAAATGGGTCGCCTACCTGCGCGACCGCACCGAGATCGTGGTCAAGCCCGCCAAGGGCGGCAAGGCCAAGTCCCTGCTCAAGGGCGCCAACTACTCCTACCGCGACGGCGACCAGCATTTCGAATGGAGCCCCGACAGCCAGTACCTCCTGACCGGCTACCAGGCCGACGGCGGCTGGAACAACGCCGACGTCGCCCTGATCGAGGTCAGCACCGGCAAGGTCACCGACCTCACGCAGAGCGGCTACAGCGACAATTCCTTCCACTGGGTCCTGGGCGGCAAGGCGATGACCTGGATGTCCGACAAGAACGGTTTCCGCAGCCACGGCAGCTGGGGCTCGCAGGACGACATCTACATCATGTTCTTCGACGGCGCCGCGATGACCGAGTTCCTCTATGACAAGGAGGACGAAGCCATCGCCAAGGCCCTCTCCGGCAAGACCGACAAGCAGATCGAGAAGCAGGAGAAGAAAGACAGCCTGGACCTCGAGAAGTCCAAAAAGGTCGAGCTGCTGCTCGAAGGGCGCGAGAACCGCATCCGCCGGCTGACCGGCGACTCCGGCGACTTCGGCGGATATTACCTTTCCAAGGACGGCCACACCCTCTACTATGTCAGCGGCACGGAGAGCGGCCCCGCCCTGTTCGCCAAGGACCTGCGCGAGGGCAACGTCCGGATCCTCGCGCGCGGCGTCTACGGCGCGGTCATCCCCACCAAGGACGGCTCCGAGATCTATGTCGCCAACGGCCGCGGCGTGACCAAGGTCACCCTGGCCAACGGCCAGACCAGGCAGATCTCCCTCGCGGGCGACTATGAGTTCAAGCCCCGCGCCGAGCGCGAATACATGTTCGGGCACATCTGGAAGCAGGTCAAGGAGAAATTCTACGACCCCGCCCTGCACGGCGCGGACTGGGCCTACTACCACGACAACTATGCCCGTTTCCTGCCCCATATCGACAACTATTTCGACTTCGCCGAGATGCTGTCCGAGATGCTCGGTGAGCTCAACGGCTCGCACACCGGCGCGCGCTACCGCGCTCCCGGCGGCGAGAACATCGGCCGCCTCGGCATCCTGATCGACTGGAACTACACGGGCAAGGGCCTGCGCATCGCGGAAGTCCTGCCGGGCGGCGTGCTCAATCTCGCCGACAGCGACATCAAGGCCGGCGACCTGGTCACGTCCATCGAAGGGCAGAAGCTGGAGCAGGGCGCCGACTGGATCTCGCTCCTGACCGGCAAGGCCGGCAAGAAGATCCGCCTGACCGTCAAGACCGGCGGCAAGGAGAAGGACCTGTTCGTCAAGCCCGTCGCCTCCGAGAGCGACCTCCTCTACCGCCGCTGGGTCCGCCAGCGCGAGGAAATGGTAGAGCGCCTGTCGGGCGGCCGCATCGGCTACGTCCACGTGGAGGGGATGGATTCCCCGAGCTTCCGCGAGGTCTATTCCAAGGCCCTCGGCAAATACCGCAACTGCGACGCCCTCATCGTGGACACGCGCCACAACGGCGGCGGCTGGCTCCACGACGACCTCGTGACCCTGCTCGGCGGCAAGGCCTATGTCGAGTTCCGCCCGCGCGGCCAGTACATCGGCACCGAACCGTACAGCAAGTGGACCAAGCCGTCCTGCGTGCTGGTGTGCGAGGACAACTACTCCGACGCCTCCGGCTTCCCCGCCGCCTACCGGGCCCTCGGCCTGGGCAAGATCATCGGTTCGCCCGTCCCGGGCACCATGACCGCCGTGTGGTGGGAGGACCAGATCTTCGACCAGATCGTCTTCGGCATCCCGGAGGTCGGCTCCTTCGACCTCAAGGAAGGACGCTACCTGGAGAACATGCAGCTCATGCCGGACATCCTGGTCTACAACGACCCTGCATCCGTGCTCGAAGGCAAGGATCTGCAGCTCGAGGCCGCGGTCCGCGAAATGTTGCGCCAGACGGAAGCCAAATAA
- a CDS encoding Lipocalin-like: MKRILSVLALAAAVWMTAGCRQAAPSVEGRVIDATIHSVTVLTAGGDSLSVSTLGTDPMSVPGVLPGDAVRVFYELLPDGETMHAVQLDITEPSAYRLLPGIWRDCSSAEEVGLVLAEDGSAQATGLEPLQDWSLDGDQLVLTTVLSEEPKTTGTLLLQICRLDVDSLVVEAPGRKLAFSRQQ, from the coding sequence ATGAAAAGAATCCTTTCCGTCCTTGCCCTGGCCGCTGCTGTCTGGATGACGGCCGGCTGCCGCCAGGCCGCTCCTTCCGTGGAGGGCCGCGTGATCGACGCCACCATCCATTCTGTCACCGTGCTGACCGCCGGGGGCGATTCGCTGAGCGTGAGTACGCTGGGCACGGATCCGATGTCCGTCCCGGGCGTCCTGCCCGGCGACGCCGTCCGCGTCTTCTATGAGCTGCTTCCCGACGGGGAGACGATGCACGCCGTGCAGCTGGACATCACGGAGCCTTCGGCCTACCGCCTGCTGCCCGGCATCTGGCGCGATTGCTCCAGCGCGGAGGAGGTGGGCCTGGTGCTCGCCGAGGACGGCTCCGCACAGGCCACGGGGCTCGAACCGCTGCAGGATTGGTCGCTGGACGGCGACCAGCTCGTGCTGACGACGGTCCTGTCGGAGGAGCCGAAGACCACCGGCACGCTCCTGCTGCAGATCTGCAGGCTGGACGTCGATTCGCTCGTCGTCGAAGCGCCCGGCCGCAAGCTGGCCTTCTCGCGTCAGCAATAG
- a CDS encoding Adenylosuccinate lyase (manually curated), which yields MIERYSRKVMRDVWTEENKFNAYLEVEILSCEAWSKLGVIPAEDVEKIRANAKFEVKRIQEIEEQTRHDVVAFTRAVSESLGDERKWVHYGLTSTDVVDTANGYLIKQADAILLKDLEDFLAVLKKRALEFKDTPCIGRTHGIHADITSFGLKWALWYEEMKRNIERFKYASAGVEAGKMSGAVGNFANIPPFIQDYVCEKLGTHPADISTQVLQRDRHAFYIATLAVIASTLEQMAFEIRNLQRTEVREAEEAFRKGQKGSSAMPHKRNPISSENICGCARVMRGYMSASCENVALWHERDISHSSTERIILPDATELLDYMLTRFKGILENLTVYPERMIKNIWCTNGVIFAQRVMNALIGKGLSREEAYDTVQPIAMKAWSEGLNYQDLLLADAKVMGFLSEEELKGCFTLEYYFKNVDYIFKRVGIL from the coding sequence TCGAAGTCGAAATCCTTTCCTGCGAAGCCTGGAGCAAGCTGGGCGTCATCCCGGCGGAGGACGTGGAGAAGATCCGCGCCAACGCGAAGTTTGAAGTCAAGCGCATCCAGGAGATCGAGGAGCAGACCCGCCACGATGTCGTGGCCTTCACCCGTGCCGTCAGCGAGAGCCTCGGCGACGAGCGCAAGTGGGTCCACTACGGCCTGACCTCCACCGACGTGGTGGACACGGCCAACGGCTACCTCATCAAGCAGGCCGACGCCATCCTCCTCAAGGACCTGGAGGACTTCCTCGCGGTCCTCAAGAAGCGGGCCCTCGAGTTCAAGGACACCCCCTGCATCGGCCGCACGCATGGCATCCACGCCGACATCACGAGCTTCGGCCTCAAGTGGGCGCTGTGGTACGAGGAAATGAAGCGCAACATCGAGCGCTTCAAATACGCCTCCGCCGGCGTCGAGGCCGGCAAGATGAGCGGCGCCGTGGGCAACTTCGCCAACATCCCGCCCTTCATCCAGGACTACGTCTGCGAGAAGCTCGGCACCCATCCCGCCGACATCTCCACGCAGGTCCTGCAGCGTGACCGCCACGCCTTCTACATCGCCACCCTCGCCGTCATCGCCTCCACCCTGGAGCAGATGGCGTTCGAGATCCGCAACCTGCAGCGCACCGAGGTCCGCGAGGCCGAGGAAGCGTTCCGCAAGGGCCAGAAGGGCTCCAGCGCCATGCCGCACAAGCGCAACCCGATCAGCAGCGAGAACATCTGCGGCTGCGCCCGCGTGATGCGCGGCTACATGTCCGCCTCCTGCGAGAACGTCGCCCTGTGGCACGAGCGGGACATCTCCCACTCCTCCACCGAGCGCATCATCCTGCCGGACGCCACGGAGCTGCTCGACTACATGCTGACCCGCTTCAAGGGCATCCTGGAGAACCTCACGGTCTATCCCGAGCGGATGATCAAGAACATCTGGTGCACCAACGGCGTCATCTTCGCCCAGCGCGTGATGAACGCCCTGATCGGCAAGGGACTCTCCCGCGAGGAGGCCTACGACACCGTCCAGCCCATCGCGATGAAGGCCTGGTCGGAGGGGCTCAACTACCAGGACCTCCTGCTCGCCGACGCCAAGGTGATGGGATTCCTTTCCGAGGAGGAGCTCAAGGGCTGCTTCACGCTGGAATACTACTTCAAGAACGTCGACTACATCTTCAAGCGCGTCGGCATCCTGTAA
- a CDS encoding Adenylosuccinate synthetase, whose product MKKIDVVLGLQWGDEGKGKVVDVLTPDYKVIARFQGGPNAGHSLVFDGDGFVLHTVPSGIFRQDSVNVIGNGVVIDPVILMDEIRAIEQKAGSITDKLLISKRAHLILPTHRMLDAASEAAKGKSKIGSTLKGIGPTYMDKTGRNGLRVGDILSPEFQARYDALKQKHFGLLAQYDFQYDITDYEKQWMQAVAELKRFPFIESELVVNDYLQKDIPVLAEGAQGSMLDIDFGTYPFVTSSNTMTAGVCTGLGVAPNRVGKVMGIFKAYCTRVGSGPFPTELFDETGESLRQIGHEFGATTGRPRRCGWLDLVALKYAVMMNGVSELIMMKADVLNTFKTIKVATAYEIGGKQVDYFPFESGEEVKPVYKEFKGWDSDICGVRKYEDFPQELKDYIAFIEKETGCPVKIISVGPDRKEIVIR is encoded by the coding sequence ATGAAGAAAATCGATGTCGTGCTCGGGCTCCAGTGGGGCGACGAGGGCAAAGGCAAGGTGGTCGATGTCCTGACCCCTGATTACAAAGTAATTGCGCGTTTCCAGGGTGGTCCCAACGCGGGTCACTCCCTGGTCTTCGACGGCGACGGCTTCGTGCTGCACACCGTCCCTTCGGGCATCTTCCGCCAGGACTCCGTCAACGTCATCGGCAACGGCGTCGTGATCGACCCCGTGATCCTGATGGACGAGATCCGCGCGATCGAGCAGAAGGCCGGCAGCATCACCGACAAGCTGCTCATCTCCAAGCGCGCCCACCTCATCCTCCCGACGCACCGCATGCTCGACGCCGCCAGCGAGGCCGCCAAGGGCAAGAGCAAGATCGGCTCCACGCTCAAGGGCATCGGCCCGACCTACATGGACAAGACCGGCCGCAACGGCCTCCGCGTCGGAGACATCCTCTCCCCGGAGTTCCAGGCCCGCTACGACGCCCTCAAGCAGAAGCATTTCGGCCTGCTGGCGCAGTATGACTTCCAATACGACATCACCGACTACGAGAAGCAGTGGATGCAGGCCGTCGCCGAACTCAAGCGCTTCCCCTTCATCGAGAGCGAGCTCGTGGTCAACGATTATCTCCAGAAAGACATCCCCGTGCTGGCGGAAGGCGCCCAGGGTTCGATGCTCGACATCGACTTCGGCACCTATCCGTTCGTCACTTCCTCCAACACGATGACCGCCGGCGTGTGCACCGGCCTCGGCGTGGCCCCCAACCGCGTGGGCAAGGTGATGGGCATCTTCAAGGCCTACTGCACCCGCGTGGGCAGCGGCCCGTTCCCGACCGAGCTCTTCGACGAGACGGGCGAGAGCCTGCGCCAGATCGGCCACGAATTCGGCGCCACGACGGGCCGCCCCCGCCGCTGCGGCTGGCTCGACCTCGTCGCGCTCAAGTACGCCGTGATGATGAACGGCGTCAGCGAGCTCATCATGATGAAGGCCGACGTCCTCAACACCTTCAAGACCATCAAGGTCGCCACCGCCTACGAGATCGGCGGCAAGCAGGTGGACTACTTCCCCTTCGAGAGCGGCGAGGAAGTCAAGCCGGTCTACAAGGAGTTCAAGGGCTGGGACAGCGACATCTGCGGTGTCCGCAAGTACGAAGATTTCCCGCAGGAGCTCAAGGACTACATCGCCTTCATCGAGAAGGAGACGGGCTGCCCGGTCAAGATCATCTCCGTCGGCCCCGACCGCAAGGAGATCGTCATCCGCTAG